Below is a genomic region from Telmatobacter sp. DSM 110680.
CGTGGCTAGAGATAGGCGAGGGCGACATTCAGCTCAACGTCGCCGCCGACCAACTGGACCAGGCGCGCGCCGTCATCGCTCAGCCCATTCCGCAGGACATCATCGACGAGCTGAAAGAACGAGAAGCAGCGCCCGCCTACCAAATCCCCCGGTGCCCCCGTTGCAAAGCCGAAGACCCCATCCTCGAATCCGTAGAGCCTTCGAACAACTGGCTCTGCGAATCGTGCGGCCACACCTGGTCTGACCCGATCCCCGACCAAGCCTCCGAAAACTAGCCCTCAAAAACGGAAAGAGCCGCCCGGCAACAGGGCAGCTCCTTCCTCAGGGAGAATAGTTCCAACGGAGGCAAAACCATCAGAACTTTCTGGCTGCATAGTAGGTGTGGGGGACCGGAGTGTCAAGAATAAATCCGGAGCGATTTAACTATATTTAATATCAATAACTTACAGAATCAATATTTAACTGAACACGTATCAGATCTTCGCCGGACATTCGCCTTTTAAACTGCATATATTGCCGAGTTTTCTAGGTGTTTTCTAGGGTTTACGGCCGTTTTTCCACAGCCAAAAGGTCTTAGTTAACCGTTCGGATGCGCCCGTGATTCTTCTCACCCGCAAGTTTCAATCTTCAAGATGTAGCCGGATGAATTCCACCTCATACACCGAAGACACCGGTCTGCCCCGCGCGACCCGGTAGAGCGCCCTGCCGCCGCCGAGAAAGAAACCCAGCAGCACCGCCGCACTACAACCGATGATCACCAGCATCGCCACTCCCATCAGGAACTGGCCGGTCTTCACGATCTCGTTGTCTTTCCCCTGCGTCATCTGCGTCAGCTCAGCGGAGTAATGAACCTGTGCCAGCAGTTTGTGACTCTCATCGGGAATCGCATCGCCACTCACTAGCGCCACGATTGGTCCGCTGCGCAGCACCTCGAGCGAGGCCTGGTCGGAGTCCTGCAGCGGCTTGGGAAACGCCGGCTGAGCCCCGCTGCCCGTCTTGATGTAGTCGTGAATCTTCTTGTACTGTGCTTCCGCAATCTGCGGCGTCGGATAGTCGATCAGCGTCAGCACCGCGGGCCCCGAAGTCAGTGAGTAGTTCGCGGTCACCGTCTCTGCATCGCGATCGAACCCCACCAGCTCTGGCGGCAGCACCCCACCGCTACCCGCATATCCCGACGGGCCTTGCGCAAAGTGTGTTGTCTGCTTATCTAGCGCGTCCTGCGGCAACATCGCAAGAATCGGCGGCGGCAGCGCTCGATTGCCCTGCGGCATCGGTAGATCCTTCGCTAGGTCGCGCAACTCGCTTGCTGACATCGGCCCGACCTTCGAGAAGGTCGCATCCACCACTGTGCTGCCCTTCCAGAACAGGACCCGGTTCTTGTCCGAAGTCCCGCCCGTCCCGATATCCGCCTTCGGCCAGCCATTCTGCCGGTAGAACGAATATGCGCCGTAAGCCCCACTCACATCCTGGAAGCTCAGCGCTTTCACTGTCAGCGTCTCGTCACTGCGTTTATAGCTGGCGACGATGCCGCCCTGGTTGCCGTACTCCTTCAGCGCCGCCGCATTGGCGCTATCCAGTTCTGCTGCATCCGTCAACACCTTCGGTTTGTCCGTCGCTACCCATCCCGCAAAGGCCTCCGGTAGCACCGGCCTGTCTTTTGCGGCGGTAGGAGATCCCGTAGTCACCATCATTGGCGCGGGCTTCGCCGAATTGGGACTAGCTTTGGCTGGAGCAGCCGCCTGCGCTTCCATGCGCATTCCGGCGCCTGCCAAAACCATCACACCCGCTGCCATCGCCATCCACCGCATCAAAGAAACTCCCAACCTCAGGCTACCACCCAAGCGCATGCACGAACCTGCCCGGCTTGCTTCCGGCCTCACCTCATGTTTGACACCGCGAACCATCGAAATGTTCGTTTCAAGTCCGATCTTGCACACCCACAGCGACGCGTGGCTCCTCTAGATACCGGCGCCACTCCTCCCCTTCGGCCATCTGCTTAATCAGCGCA
It encodes:
- a CDS encoding DUF6599 family protein, with the translated sequence MRWMAMAAGVMVLAGAGMRMEAQAAAPAKASPNSAKPAPMMVTTGSPTAAKDRPVLPEAFAGWVATDKPKVLTDAAELDSANAAALKEYGNQGGIVASYKRSDETLTVKALSFQDVSGAYGAYSFYRQNGWPKADIGTGGTSDKNRVLFWKGSTVVDATFSKVGPMSASELRDLAKDLPMPQGNRALPPPILAMLPQDALDKQTTHFAQGPSGYAGSGGVLPPELVGFDRDAETVTANYSLTSGPAVLTLIDYPTPQIAEAQYKKIHDYIKTGSGAQPAFPKPLQDSDQASLEVLRSGPIVALVSGDAIPDESHKLLAQVHYSAELTQMTQGKDNEIVKTGQFLMGVAMLVIIGCSAAVLLGFFLGGGRALYRVARGRPVSSVYEVEFIRLHLED